Genomic window (Candidatus Thermoplasmatota archaeon):
TACTGAACATCCTGAATTATGCGGCCGATGATGAAAAAAAGTTAGCCGTTATTTTTAAAATTAATGGATTATTAATAATGTATTCTACATGTCTACATGTTCTGAGCGCTTCTATACCGTGTTAGTTATACTAGAAATATCATGTAGTTAACAATTGTTAATAACGTGTTCTATTAATATCTTTGCCAAAAATTTTATAAATGAACATTGCCTACATGCTACAGGATAACATAAGACAAATAATATGAAAAACCAACGACAATGTAGTTCAACATTCGATATGGAGAAGGAGGAAGGGAAAAATTTTTCTTCATATTTTCCCCTTAAGATTTCCCTTCTTCCAATTTTTGGAGTAAAGGAAAATAATTCTAAGAAAAAAACGACAGGAGCTCAAACAAAAAAAATGAGCGACTGAGCCATATGTTTATAAACCATACGTGACATATATAAATCTACACGTATAGAAAAAAAGAGGTTTCATTCTATGAAGCATATCTGTATTACTTTCCTCGTTCTAGGAATTATCACATTTTCGATACCAAACGCTATGGGTTCTTGTGAGTGTAGGAACACGGACGAAAAGATGCAACCGCTGGCTCATTTTACTTCAACACCTTGGTTAACCAGTACCGATATACAAAAATTGCAGCAAGAAGGAAAAGAAAAAGGTTGGACATTTACCATTGGAGAAACTGTAGCGACGAGACGATCGTTTTCAGAACTCTGTGGATTAATCGAACCAGAGAATTGGTGGGCAACAGCAGAATTTGACCCGTGCATACCTACTCGAAATCTTCCTGAAAAATTCGATTGGCGGCAGCAGGGCGGGTGCACATCAGTAAAAGATCAAGGACCTTGCGGGAGTTGCTGGGCGTTTGGTTCGTTAGCACCGCTTGAATGTAATATTTTAATCAAGGATAAAATTGAGGTTGACCTCTCTGAACAATGGTTAGTCAGTTGTAATAAAGAGGGTTGGGGTTGTAATGGCGGTTGGTGGGCTCATCGGTATTTTCAATACATGAAAGATCCCTGTAATGGCACCGGTGCTGTTCTTGAAAACGATTTTCCATATGCAGCGAAAAATCTTCCTTGTGACTGTCCATATCCCCATAAATATTTTATTGATGATTGGAAATTTATTGGTTTCGGTCAGGGGATACCCCCGATTGATTCAATGAAACAAGCAATACTGCAGTATGGTCCAATTTCAGTTGCAGTTGCAGTTAATCAAGGTTTT
Coding sequences:
- a CDS encoding C1 family peptidase; this translates as MQPLAHFTSTPWLTSTDIQKLQQEGKEKGWTFTIGETVATRRSFSELCGLIEPENWWATAEFDPCIPTRNLPEKFDWRQQGGCTSVKDQGPCGSCWAFGSLAPLECNILIKDKIEVDLSEQWLVSCNKEGWGCNGGWWAHRYFQYMKDPCNGTGAVLENDFPYAAKNLPCDCPYPHKYFIDDWKFIGFGQGIPPIDSMKQAILQYGPISVAVAVNQGFGAYTGGIFNDNTPAQINHAVSLVGWDDTLGTQGVWILRNSWGPNWGDNGYMYIEYGVCKVGYAACYVVYPVKTDIAISGGLTGVKIDITNRANITSTDINWEFSMTGGLKKAIDFSLQSTIDTLEPGKTVHKRVTRFGFGYIQISISADPLKSGKVAKTANALLCGLTVILLPNQ